In a genomic window of Pedobacter sp. KBS0701:
- a CDS encoding esterase family protein: MNREYHKWFSHNLQRDMELLIFGHSGRAVIFFPTRMARFYDYENWGIIASLCHQIENGELQLYCVDSIDGESFYNDDVFPSVRIERHLQYEKYLLEEVMPLIYQKNDANYVETAGCSMGAYHAINLAMKYPWLFKKAVGISGRYDLTDNIGDFRDLLNGFHNEKVYFNMPAQYLANLHDDKLLSEVRNMEIILAVGETDPFLSGNQHLSNLLWKKGVPNQFHTWESNAHRPHYWRKMAPMYI, from the coding sequence ATGAACAGGGAATACCACAAGTGGTTTAGTCATAATTTGCAACGGGATATGGAGTTGCTGATTTTCGGGCATAGCGGAAGAGCTGTTATCTTTTTCCCCACCCGTATGGCGAGATTTTACGATTATGAAAACTGGGGAATCATCGCGTCTCTTTGCCACCAGATCGAAAATGGCGAACTCCAGCTTTACTGTGTGGATAGCATTGATGGCGAAAGTTTTTATAACGATGATGTATTTCCTTCCGTTAGGATCGAGCGCCATTTGCAGTACGAAAAATACCTTTTGGAAGAAGTGATGCCGCTTATTTACCAGAAGAATGATGCTAATTATGTGGAAACTGCTGGCTGTAGCATGGGTGCTTACCATGCCATCAATCTCGCCATGAAATATCCCTGGTTATTTAAAAAGGCTGTAGGCATTAGCGGAAGATATGATCTTACAGATAATATAGGCGATTTCAGGGACCTGCTGAACGGATTCCATAATGAAAAAGTATATTTTAACATGCCGGCGCAATACCTCGCCAACCTTCATGATGATAAATTGCTTTCGGAAGTAAGAAATATGGAAATTATTCTGGCTGTAGGTGAAACAGATCCATTTTTAAGTGGAAACCAGCATTTAAGTAACTTATTATGGAAAAAAGGTGTACCCAATCAGTTTCATACCTGGGAAAGTAACGCACACCGCCCCCACTATTGGCGAAAAATGGCGCCTATGTACATTTAA
- a CDS encoding PQQ-dependent sugar dehydrogenase: MIKFSLSLISFTLVFFGLKNFFSEPEIQRVSPPELTITNFAGPDVTPSPACLAVAPTGEVYVGVDMMGSLGKDPGKGHILKLIDKDNDGKMDEHIDFAEVDNPRGIIVQGSQVYVLHTTFSKETKQATGMNLVVFEDKDGDGKADGPEKPLIEHISNAKYIRERGTDHATNGIRMGIDGWIYISVGDFGFHDAVDRSGKKLTMLGGGILRVRPDGTEMEIYTHGTRNVYDVAIDPYMNVFTRENTNDGGGWNVRFSHHIQSGEYGYPVLFQNFTDEIIPALADLGGGSGTGALFMDEPSWPEQYNHVPMMADWGRSMLYIHRVTTDGPTFTQKDEEFIKLAQITDLDVDGSGRLYLSAWDGAGYSGSPNKGYIIRAVPNNWTYKAFPDAKKLSIKKLTELLKSNSAVGRLTASQELVSRNNKQAIETALKTASDQSLALDVRIAGLYTYAQLTKENGIETLIGFTKDNALKEFALKALADRKTYVSKVPVEPFLEGLKDASPRVQAASIIGLNRLGRPEVANVLLQTKVPASFTAPAKGTEGPHATPNAAIILPHLAVRALVELNAVDALLAAVKTENSTLALWALRYMHDVKVVNGLIANHKQSTDEKLKQQILVTLGRLYKKEIAYDATWWWGTRPDSHGPYFKAVSWEGSPAIEKFLKEEAAKAGANGKQFYVDLNSRQRMDIAEFAEEEKVAATEEPKIDLEKIKNKKGQVGKSSIEDVLLAINKLQGDPLKGRNIFNNQGCIACHSLSKTEKMKGPFMGQIGSIMNREQIAESILKPSASISQGFATVMITAKGDRTYMGFITEETAAKVVMRNIAGEVFTIKAGDILSRKEMENSMMPEGLANSLSYEELASLVTFLSEQKK, encoded by the coding sequence ATGATTAAATTTTCTTTAAGCTTAATTTCTTTTACGCTAGTTTTTTTTGGATTAAAAAACTTTTTTAGTGAACCAGAGATACAACGTGTATCACCCCCCGAGCTAACAATCACCAATTTTGCCGGACCCGATGTTACACCTAGTCCAGCCTGTTTAGCAGTAGCACCTACCGGAGAAGTATATGTTGGTGTTGATATGATGGGCTCTTTAGGTAAAGATCCTGGTAAAGGACATATCCTTAAATTGATAGATAAGGATAACGATGGTAAAATGGACGAACATATCGATTTTGCCGAAGTGGACAATCCACGAGGCATTATTGTTCAAGGCAGCCAGGTTTATGTATTGCATACTACTTTTTCGAAAGAAACAAAACAAGCTACAGGCATGAATTTAGTTGTTTTTGAAGATAAAGACGGTGATGGAAAAGCCGATGGACCAGAAAAACCGCTTATTGAGCACATCAGTAATGCCAAATATATTCGCGAGCGCGGTACCGATCATGCCACCAATGGTATAAGAATGGGGATTGATGGATGGATTTACATCTCTGTAGGCGATTTTGGTTTTCACGATGCGGTAGACCGCTCGGGTAAAAAACTGACCATGTTAGGTGGTGGTATTTTACGTGTACGCCCGGATGGGACCGAAATGGAAATTTATACCCACGGTACGCGGAATGTTTATGATGTAGCTATTGATCCTTACATGAACGTTTTCACCAGAGAAAATACTAATGATGGTGGAGGATGGAACGTTCGCTTCTCGCACCATATACAATCTGGAGAATATGGTTACCCGGTTTTATTTCAGAATTTTACCGACGAAATTATTCCTGCATTAGCTGATTTGGGCGGAGGATCGGGTACCGGAGCATTGTTTATGGATGAACCTAGCTGGCCAGAGCAATATAATCATGTTCCGATGATGGCAGATTGGGGCAGAAGCATGCTTTATATCCACAGGGTTACAACTGACGGGCCTACTTTTACCCAAAAGGATGAAGAATTTATCAAACTTGCTCAAATTACTGATCTTGATGTAGATGGCTCAGGAAGACTATACCTGTCGGCTTGGGATGGGGCAGGGTATTCTGGCAGTCCGAATAAAGGCTACATTATTCGCGCAGTGCCCAACAATTGGACATACAAAGCTTTTCCTGATGCTAAAAAACTTTCCATTAAAAAATTAACTGAGTTACTTAAATCGAATAGTGCAGTAGGCCGTTTAACTGCTTCGCAGGAATTGGTTTCACGTAACAATAAACAGGCAATTGAAACGGCATTAAAAACTGCTTCCGATCAAAGTTTAGCGCTTGATGTTCGTATCGCTGGCCTGTATACTTATGCTCAGCTGACCAAAGAAAACGGTATTGAAACTTTAATCGGATTTACCAAAGATAACGCCTTAAAAGAGTTTGCCTTAAAAGCACTTGCCGATCGTAAAACCTACGTGAGCAAAGTGCCTGTTGAACCGTTTCTAGAAGGATTAAAAGATGCTTCACCGCGTGTTCAGGCCGCTTCAATTATTGGTTTAAACCGTTTAGGCAGACCAGAAGTTGCCAATGTGCTTTTACAAACCAAGGTGCCCGCTTCATTTACAGCGCCTGCAAAAGGTACTGAAGGTCCGCATGCTACGCCAAATGCAGCCATTATATTGCCACACCTTGCAGTACGTGCTTTAGTTGAGCTCAATGCAGTTGATGCCCTGCTCGCAGCGGTTAAAACAGAAAACTCAACGCTTGCACTTTGGGCATTGCGTTATATGCATGATGTAAAAGTGGTTAATGGCTTAATTGCTAACCACAAACAATCAACAGATGAGAAATTGAAACAGCAGATCCTGGTTACGTTAGGTCGTTTGTATAAAAAAGAAATTGCTTACGACGCGACCTGGTGGTGGGGCACAAGGCCTGATTCGCACGGTCCTTATTTTAAGGCGGTAAGTTGGGAAGGCTCACCTGCGATTGAGAAATTTTTAAAGGAAGAAGCGGCAAAAGCCGGCGCTAATGGTAAACAATTTTATGTTGATTTAAATTCACGCCAGAGAATGGATATTGCTGAATTTGCCGAAGAAGAAAAAGTAGCTGCAACAGAAGAACCAAAAATTGATCTCGAAAAAATCAAAAATAAAAAAGGTCAGGTTGGTAAATCATCCATTGAAGACGTATTGTTGGCCATCAATAAATTGCAGGGCGATCCTTTAAAAGGAAGAAATATTTTTAACAATCAGGGTTGTATCGCCTGCCATAGTTTAAGCAAAACGGAAAAAATGAAAGGTCCGTTTATGGGGCAAATCGGCTCGATCATGAACCGCGAACAGATTGCAGAATCGATTTTAAAACCTAGCGCTTCTATATCGCAGGGTTTTGCCACTGTAATGATTACTGCCAAGGGGGACCGTACTTATATGGGATTTATTACCGAAGAAACGGCTGCTAAAGTAGTAATGCGTAATATTGCAGGTGAGGTGTTTACCATCAAAGCAGGTGATATTTTATCACGTAAAGAAATGGAAAACTCAATGATGCCAGAAGGTTTGGCCAACTCTTTGTCTTACGAAGAGCTTGCCTCTTTGGTTACCTTTTTATCAGAACAGAAAAAATAA
- a CDS encoding HAD-IIA family hydrolase yields the protein MKQGLLIDMDGVIYSGEELIFGADKFIKNLIDEDIPFAFMTNNSQRTALEVVRKLKGLGIKVEESHVYTSAMATGKFLSDQSPNGTAYVLGEGGLLSSLHDHGITLVNTDPEFVVLGEGRNFTLEMVQRAVDMILAGAKFITTNRDPSPKKPGWNNLGIAATTAMIEEATGRKAFVTGKPSPVMMRSARKFLGLETSETTVIGDTMETDIQGGVQMGYKTILVLSGISSKDTLGHYAFKPDMIASSVDEIKFPLTWWDSK from the coding sequence ATGAAACAAGGATTATTAATAGATATGGATGGGGTGATTTATAGCGGGGAAGAATTGATATTTGGCGCTGATAAATTCATTAAAAATTTAATTGATGAGGATATTCCTTTCGCATTTATGACCAACAATAGTCAACGAACTGCTTTAGAGGTGGTGCGAAAACTAAAAGGACTTGGTATAAAGGTAGAAGAAAGCCATGTGTATACCAGCGCTATGGCTACCGGAAAATTTCTGTCTGATCAAAGTCCGAATGGTACCGCTTATGTATTGGGCGAAGGTGGTTTATTAAGCAGTTTACACGATCATGGCATTACTTTAGTAAATACCGATCCGGAATTTGTGGTATTGGGAGAAGGCAGGAATTTCACGCTCGAAATGGTTCAGCGTGCTGTTGATATGATTCTTGCGGGAGCTAAATTTATCACAACCAATAGAGATCCATCACCCAAAAAACCAGGATGGAATAATTTAGGTATAGCTGCAACTACTGCCATGATTGAAGAAGCAACCGGTAGAAAAGCCTTTGTTACAGGTAAACCAAGTCCGGTGATGATGCGTTCGGCACGTAAATTCCTGGGATTGGAAACCAGTGAAACCACTGTTATTGGCGATACCATGGAAACTGATATACAGGGTGGTGTACAGATGGGTTATAAAACCATTTTGGTGCTTTCGGGCATATCAAGTAAGGATACCTTAGGACATTATGCTTTTAAACCAGATATGATTGCAAGTTCTGTTGATGAGATAAAGTTTCCATTGACATGGTGGGATAGCAAGTAG
- a CDS encoding acyl-CoA desaturase has protein sequence MKSKAKFPSLSGNSFYTEVRRRVNNDFRENNRSTNGNKLMWFKACLFLTIFLALYFTILLLPVHSLILFSLTILLGATCAFIGFNICHDAIHGSFSSSKRTNLFFSFLFNMVGANPYVWNITHNVVHHTYTNIPGHDEDIEVAPGLIRICNEDELKPHQRFQQWYAFPLYSLASLSWVFRKDYKKFFQKSVGACQNKHPKIEYFNLFFYKFLYYFIFIGLPILIMPLAWWQVAIGFVVLHVAQGLTMGLVFQLAHVVEGTTFPTTNAEGNMEEAWAEHQMRTTANFATQSPISAFFLGGLNRQIEHHLFPKICHVHYGRISGIVKQTALEFGLPYHENTTFLSALRSHYRILKKMGRAV, from the coding sequence ATGAAATCAAAAGCAAAATTCCCATCTTTATCGGGAAACTCCTTTTACACTGAGGTGCGCCGCAGGGTAAACAACGACTTTAGAGAAAACAACAGAAGCACAAATGGCAATAAGCTGATGTGGTTTAAAGCCTGTCTTTTCCTTACCATATTTTTGGCACTTTACTTTACGATATTGCTTTTGCCTGTCCATAGCTTAATCCTTTTCAGTTTAACCATTTTACTCGGTGCCACCTGTGCTTTTATTGGTTTCAATATTTGTCATGATGCCATTCACGGTTCTTTTTCGAGTTCTAAACGCACCAATTTGTTTTTCAGTTTTCTGTTTAATATGGTAGGTGCAAATCCTTATGTGTGGAACATTACCCACAATGTGGTTCACCATACTTATACCAATATACCTGGTCATGATGAAGATATTGAAGTAGCACCGGGGCTGATCCGTATATGTAATGAAGATGAATTAAAACCACACCAGCGTTTTCAGCAGTGGTATGCTTTTCCTTTATACAGTCTGGCTTCCCTTTCCTGGGTGTTTCGTAAAGATTATAAAAAGTTTTTTCAAAAGAGTGTGGGTGCCTGCCAGAACAAGCATCCCAAGATCGAATACTTTAATCTGTTTTTCTATAAATTTCTCTATTACTTCATTTTTATTGGTCTGCCGATACTGATTATGCCGCTTGCCTGGTGGCAGGTTGCCATCGGCTTTGTGGTGTTACATGTCGCTCAGGGTTTAACCATGGGGTTGGTTTTCCAACTGGCTCATGTAGTAGAAGGAACAACTTTTCCAACAACCAATGCAGAAGGCAATATGGAAGAAGCCTGGGCCGAACACCAGATGCGTACTACAGCTAATTTTGCAACTCAATCGCCAATTTCAGCATTTTTTCTCGGTGGATTAAACCGACAGATAGAACACCACCTTTTTCCTAAAATATGCCATGTACATTATGGAAGAATATCTGGCATTGTAAAACAAACGGCGCTTGAATTCGGGCTACCCTATCATGAGAATACGACTTTCTTATCGGCACTACGTTCGCACTATCGGATATTGAAGAAGATGGGACGGGCGGTTTAA
- a CDS encoding Crp/Fnr family transcriptional regulator, translating to MTKGRLIDFFNQGYSVSPVIYQQIAEHFTYKKLAKGEFQLLAEKVCNEYFFLEKGYMRAFVRDTESNEVTTNFYTPGQMVFEVSSFFKRGKSKENIHVLSECEGWFITFSQLNELFHTIPEFRDFGRSILVQGFSELKSRMLSMITETAEQRYIELLKSNPVIFQHAPLKNIASFLGITDTSLSRIRKDFAKRR from the coding sequence ATGACAAAAGGAAGACTAATCGATTTTTTTAATCAGGGCTATAGCGTTTCGCCAGTTATCTACCAGCAAATTGCTGAACACTTCACTTATAAAAAATTAGCTAAAGGTGAATTTCAACTATTGGCAGAAAAAGTATGCAACGAGTATTTTTTTCTGGAAAAAGGTTATATGCGGGCATTTGTACGTGATACAGAGAGTAACGAAGTAACCACAAATTTTTACACACCTGGACAAATGGTGTTCGAGGTTTCGTCCTTTTTTAAGCGAGGTAAATCAAAAGAAAATATCCATGTATTAAGCGAATGTGAGGGTTGGTTTATTACTTTTAGTCAACTGAACGAACTTTTCCATACTATACCTGAGTTTAGGGATTTCGGAAGATCGATACTTGTGCAAGGCTTTTCTGAACTTAAAAGCAGAATGCTGTCGATGATTACCGAAACGGCTGAACAGCGCTACATTGAATTGCTAAAATCAAATCCTGTTATTTTTCAGCATGCGCCTTTAAAAAACATTGCTTCTTTTTTGGGTATAACAGATACTTCACTAAGCAGGATCAGAAAAGACTTTGCCAAAAGGCGTTAA
- a CDS encoding alpha-galactosidase — MNRSHQTTGYFRHGALAMAISLFAMSNSNAQTIIPIETTHNALVLQTDSKKDVNTIFFGKKLANKQEYAQVNSQYKQTEDYTGQLNSAYTPSGTRNLVEPAISVTHADGNNSLDLKYVDHTVAAIDDNVSLLKIRLKDPVYNFEVTLFYKSFYKQDVIEQWTEIKHSEKSNVVLHKYASANLHLKSPHFWLNQYHGDWAKEMQPEQSEITHGIKTLDSKLGTRANLFQPSVFMISMDKPAEENEGNVLYGALEWSGNFKVDLELDYQDNLRIIAGMNNYASPYSLKPGEVFATPAFLYTFSDQGKGDASRKLQNWARNYKILDGKGSRLTLLNNWEATYFDFNEQKLAELLKDTKKLGVDFFLLDDGWFGNKYPRNDDHAALGDWQENKKKLPNGIASLVKEADNVGTRFGIWIEPEMVSPKSELYEKHPDWVVKQPNRPEYYFRNQLELDLSNPKVQDFVFGVVDDLFTKNPKLAYIKWDCNAVIYNAYSAHQKNQSHFYIDYVKGLYSVLQRIRAKYPTVPMMLCSGGGGRVDYAVLQYFTEFWPSDNTDPLERIFMQWEYSYFYPAISSSNHVTDWGKQSIKFRTDVAMMGKLGFDIVVSKLPEKELQFCQDAIKNYNDVKGIIWQGEQYRLADPRAGSVASMLYVNEQKTEGVIFNYLVSYRYGEGSKYPVKLNGLDAAKKYQINEINLFPGTKSPIDGSKIYTGDFLMKVGFNPNLSTDRTSVVLKFEEVK, encoded by the coding sequence ATGAACAGATCACATCAAACAACAGGATACTTCAGGCATGGCGCATTGGCAATGGCAATTTCTCTTTTTGCCATGTCGAATAGCAATGCACAAACCATTATACCCATCGAAACTACACATAATGCACTCGTTTTACAGACCGACTCAAAAAAAGATGTAAACACTATATTTTTTGGAAAAAAACTAGCCAATAAACAGGAATATGCTCAGGTTAATAGTCAGTACAAACAAACAGAAGATTATACCGGGCAATTAAATTCGGCTTATACGCCATCTGGAACGAGAAACCTGGTAGAACCTGCTATTAGTGTTACCCATGCCGATGGTAATAATTCCCTCGATCTGAAATATGTCGATCATACTGTTGCCGCAATCGATGACAATGTAAGTCTGTTAAAGATCAGGCTAAAAGATCCGGTGTACAATTTCGAAGTCACGCTGTTTTATAAATCTTTTTATAAACAGGATGTAATAGAGCAGTGGACGGAAATTAAACACAGCGAAAAAAGTAATGTGGTATTGCATAAATATGCTTCGGCCAACCTGCATTTAAAATCGCCACATTTTTGGCTGAACCAGTACCATGGCGATTGGGCAAAGGAAATGCAGCCCGAGCAAAGTGAAATTACCCACGGCATTAAAACTTTGGATAGCAAATTAGGTACCAGGGCCAACCTTTTTCAACCATCTGTTTTTATGATCTCAATGGATAAACCTGCAGAAGAGAACGAGGGCAATGTTTTATATGGTGCTTTGGAGTGGAGCGGTAATTTCAAGGTCGATCTGGAGCTTGATTATCAGGACAACCTGCGCATCATTGCCGGCATGAATAATTATGCTTCGCCTTACAGCTTAAAACCGGGAGAAGTTTTTGCCACTCCTGCATTTTTATATACTTTTTCTGATCAGGGAAAGGGCGATGCCAGCAGAAAATTACAGAATTGGGCACGTAATTATAAAATATTAGATGGTAAGGGCAGTAGACTGACCCTTTTGAACAATTGGGAGGCTACTTATTTCGACTTTAATGAACAGAAACTGGCAGAATTATTAAAAGATACCAAGAAACTAGGCGTCGATTTCTTTTTGTTGGATGACGGCTGGTTCGGGAATAAATACCCACGTAACGACGACCATGCGGCTTTGGGGGACTGGCAGGAAAACAAAAAGAAATTGCCAAATGGCATTGCTTCGCTGGTAAAAGAAGCCGATAATGTTGGAACCAGGTTCGGGATATGGATCGAACCAGAAATGGTGAGTCCGAAGAGCGAATTATACGAAAAACATCCCGATTGGGTGGTTAAACAGCCAAACCGTCCGGAATATTATTTCAGGAACCAGCTGGAACTTGATCTTTCGAACCCAAAAGTGCAGGATTTTGTTTTCGGAGTGGTTGACGATCTGTTTACTAAAAACCCGAAACTGGCCTATATTAAATGGGATTGTAATGCGGTAATTTATAATGCTTATTCGGCACACCAGAAAAATCAGTCGCACTTTTATATCGATTATGTAAAGGGCTTGTACAGCGTGCTTCAGCGCATCCGTGCTAAATATCCAACTGTACCGATGATGTTATGCTCGGGCGGAGGTGGCAGGGTAGATTATGCTGTATTACAGTATTTTACGGAGTTTTGGCCAAGCGATAATACCGACCCATTGGAAAGGATTTTTATGCAATGGGAATACTCTTATTTTTACCCGGCCATCAGCAGTTCTAATCATGTTACCGACTGGGGCAAACAATCCATAAAGTTCCGTACCGATGTAGCCATGATGGGTAAACTGGGTTTCGATATTGTGGTAAGCAAACTGCCTGAAAAAGAACTTCAGTTCTGTCAGGATGCAATCAAGAATTATAATGATGTGAAAGGCATTATCTGGCAAGGTGAACAATATCGTTTGGCCGATCCACGTGCAGGCAGCGTTGCCTCCATGTTGTATGTAAATGAGCAGAAAACCGAAGGTGTGATCTTTAACTACCTGGTCAGTTACCGTTATGGCGAAGGCAGTAAATATCCGGTTAAGTTGAATGGGTTAGATGCAGCTAAAAAATATCAGATTAACGAAATTAATTTATTTCCCGGGACTAAATCGCCAATTGATGGCAGCAAAATTTATACAGGCGATTTTTTAATGAAGGTTGGTTTTAATCCTAATTTAAGCACTGATAGGACGAGTGTGGTGCTGAAATTTGAGGAGGTGAAATAA
- a CDS encoding GDSL-type esterase/lipase family protein yields MYWYEEEVKQLERKHRLDREHPGIIFYGSSSIRLWNSLDDDFDFTRVTNLGFGGSTLAACVWFFERIMIDYKPKALVVYAGDNDLGDGRNPEEIFIFFQQLMVKVNIRFGNLPCYFISLKPSIHRWHIADQFRYTNNLIESEIIKLHGNWKFIDVFKKMLDKSGHPNPSLYDYDGLHLSEEGYRLWTESVKEKLG; encoded by the coding sequence ATGTATTGGTACGAAGAAGAGGTTAAGCAATTAGAAAGAAAGCATCGCTTAGACCGTGAACATCCTGGGATTATTTTCTATGGAAGTTCATCTATACGTTTATGGAACAGCCTCGATGATGATTTCGATTTCACCAGAGTAACCAATTTGGGTTTTGGAGGATCTACCTTAGCAGCCTGTGTATGGTTTTTTGAAAGGATTATGATAGATTACAAGCCAAAAGCATTGGTGGTTTATGCTGGCGATAATGATTTGGGTGATGGTAGAAATCCTGAAGAAATCTTTATATTTTTCCAGCAACTGATGGTAAAAGTTAACATAAGGTTTGGAAACCTGCCCTGCTATTTTATTTCATTAAAACCAAGTATCCATCGCTGGCATATTGCCGATCAGTTTAGGTACACCAATAACCTTATCGAGAGCGAAATTATTAAACTGCATGGTAACTGGAAATTTATTGATGTATTTAAGAAAATGCTGGATAAATCGGGGCATCCAAATCCTTCACTTTACGATTACGATGGTTTACATTTAAGCGAAGAAGGCTACCGTCTGTGGACAGAATCGGTTAAGGAAAAATTAGGCTAA
- a CDS encoding alpha-galactosidase, translating into MIFKFLFKHRALLILSILFFSGRSASAIIIGYGKTGKIDYNLETGTFNVSDGPKQLLLNGFSQAEYQKTLFSSKDYKDITYSKKAIKDGFGNGFKHILLLKQVGLPTMQQVFYTYIHKDYFMISIILKGANLSINHIVPINGNLIDQQPSDTPTSLFVPFDNDTFISYNTVPLIANVSNPSAEVTALYHDQSRKGFVIGSIDHTNWKTGVITAMNSDKKISIQAICGYTEESITRDKIIHGYLTGNSVSSAKVFFGAFDDWRLGMETYAKLNRISEPPMVFKWNNATPVGWNSWGAMQEKITLEKANQVSDFFADSLKSFRSGDVAFIDLDSYWDNLLKGGLTGDYSKLKAFADHAKSKGLKPGIYWAPFVDWGFAGGGNRKAEGTDYTFGEMWTKVDSGYHDIDGARALDPTHPGTQQRIATVINKFKECGFEMIKIDFLGHAAIESDHFYDPKITTGMQAYKTGMEFLLKQLDGKMLVYAAISPSMASGRYVHVRRIACDAFKSIKDTEYTLNSVSNGWWQTYLYDYIDADHVVFSDQSDGENKARLLSAIVTGTCITGDDFSRQGKWTGTARHLLSNAEILKILEDGKAFVPVEGNRGKSASQLFVKELNGVKYLAVFNYSDETKDFNIDFSRIGLKLDQVYGTENLISRKKEALKNNQIIRLAAKDAAIFKITLKP; encoded by the coding sequence ATGATTTTTAAATTTTTATTCAAACACCGGGCACTTTTAATATTAAGTATACTGTTCTTTTCCGGCAGATCTGCTTCTGCAATCATAATCGGTTATGGTAAAACCGGAAAAATAGACTATAATCTTGAAACCGGCACTTTTAATGTGTCGGACGGGCCGAAGCAACTGTTGCTAAATGGTTTCTCACAAGCCGAGTACCAGAAAACATTGTTCAGCTCCAAAGATTATAAAGATATTACCTATAGTAAAAAGGCTATTAAAGATGGTTTTGGCAATGGATTTAAACACATTTTACTGTTAAAACAAGTTGGTTTGCCAACCATGCAACAGGTATTTTATACCTATATCCATAAAGATTATTTTATGATCAGCATTATCCTGAAAGGTGCTAATTTATCCATTAATCATATTGTTCCCATAAACGGAAACCTGATCGATCAACAACCTTCGGATACCCCAACGAGTTTATTTGTACCATTTGATAACGATACTTTCATTTCTTACAATACAGTACCCTTAATAGCTAATGTAAGCAATCCAAGTGCTGAAGTTACCGCTTTATACCATGATCAATCACGAAAAGGTTTTGTAATCGGTTCTATCGACCACACCAACTGGAAAACAGGTGTAATTACTGCAATGAATAGCGATAAAAAGATCAGTATACAGGCCATCTGTGGTTATACCGAAGAAAGTATAACCCGCGATAAAATTATACATGGTTATTTAACCGGCAATTCGGTGAGTTCTGCAAAAGTATTTTTCGGAGCTTTTGATGATTGGCGTTTGGGTATGGAAACTTATGCCAAACTGAACAGGATTTCAGAACCTCCCATGGTTTTTAAATGGAATAATGCCACACCGGTAGGCTGGAACAGCTGGGGTGCCATGCAGGAGAAAATCACACTCGAAAAAGCCAATCAGGTAAGCGATTTTTTTGCTGATAGTTTAAAAAGTTTCCGGAGTGGTGACGTCGCATTTATCGATCTCGATTCGTACTGGGATAACCTTTTAAAAGGAGGCTTAACCGGCGATTACTCCAAACTGAAAGCTTTTGCCGATCACGCCAAATCGAAGGGATTAAAACCGGGCATCTACTGGGCACCTTTTGTTGATTGGGGGTTTGCAGGCGGAGGTAACCGCAAAGCCGAAGGAACAGATTATACATTTGGAGAAATGTGGACAAAAGTTGACTCAGGCTATCATGATATTGATGGTGCAAGGGCACTAGATCCCACACACCCGGGTACGCAACAACGCATTGCAACCGTAATCAATAAGTTTAAAGAGTGTGGATTCGAAATGATTAAAATTGATTTTTTAGGTCATGCGGCGATAGAATCCGATCATTTTTACGATCCCAAAATCACCACGGGAATGCAAGCCTATAAAACCGGAATGGAGTTTCTATTAAAACAACTTGATGGTAAAATGCTGGTTTATGCGGCAATTTCACCAAGTATGGCTTCTGGCCGATATGTGCATGTCCGCCGGATTGCCTGTGATGCCTTTAAATCAATAAAAGATACCGAATATACCTTAAACAGTGTGAGCAACGGCTGGTGGCAAACTTACCTTTACGATTATATCGATGCCGACCATGTGGTATTCTCCGATCAGTCAGACGGAGAAAATAAGGCCAGACTTTTATCAGCCATTGTTACGGGCACCTGCATCACCGGCGATGATTTTTCACGTCAGGGAAAATGGACAGGCACAGCCCGGCATTTATTGAGCAATGCCGAAATCTTAAAGATTTTAGAGGATGGAAAAGCATTTGTTCCGGTAGAAGGAAACAGGGGCAAATCTGCCTCACAACTGTTTGTAAAAGAACTTAATGGAGTGAAATATCTGGCTGTATTTAATTATAGCGATGAAACCAAGGACTTCAATATCGACTTCTCCAGGATCGGTTTAAAATTAGATCAGGTGTATGGCACTGAAAATTTAATTAGTAGAAAAAAAGAAGCCTTAAAAAACAACCAAATCATCAGGCTTGCAGCAAAAGACGCAGCGATCTTTAAAATTACGCTCAAACCATAA